A single genomic interval of Rosistilla ulvae harbors:
- a CDS encoding efflux RND transporter periplasmic adaptor subunit: MQKLKPSEILLPHPHVERFFAQVDRICALRDVTSQLFPELIDQLIDDGIVSSAALWCRQAGQTSLLARSSDWRFELPQPFPETLLQATAGSSASLPLGESESIESPAGEAAITSQRIVAGYCGGAESFLIFDGVIEPGASLAAIRQRQEILEGFAEIAGNRWVRHRFETLSQQPHPTDLTQRLIDLMVDSKSLEASTRTLAAELLAATNVDRVSLLQCQAGKTRLLAMAPAGNIDHRSTLVRRLEALVTQVSHGSGTLSYSMGLPSTDASPESLLEYVDESECRQLDLMSDMQREDRPSENASVVVVLERFNVDRTTTSHDRDLGSRALPVLRHLVERHDHGWRRYLQPLRQASPARNAAIVSLVGLVILLALMLIPGDFWIPVDGHLHPVASQGVFAPSDGVVEQLYVANGAEVARGEKLLAIRDPQLELRGSELDGQIATLKSQLASVQATRGQAARDPQRTRSGELSAQEQDLEIQLAGLQRQRDVVTKHRQQLEITSPLSGKVQRWDMEHELRDRPVAHGQHLLDVIDADSAWELRLDVPDHLIGYVVNAQREGPLPVNFRIRSDPGQVMPAVVASVAESTQIDPQGRTTVLVSAAIDDDLLDDPRIGAGVVARIDCGRRSLAFIWFRELIEFCQSNFYF, encoded by the coding sequence ATGCAAAAACTGAAGCCATCTGAAATCCTGCTGCCTCATCCGCACGTTGAGCGTTTCTTTGCGCAAGTCGATCGCATTTGTGCGCTCCGCGATGTTACATCGCAGCTGTTTCCCGAACTGATCGACCAATTGATCGACGATGGCATCGTCTCGTCAGCAGCTCTTTGGTGTCGCCAAGCCGGTCAGACGTCGCTACTGGCGAGATCGTCCGATTGGCGGTTCGAATTGCCACAACCGTTCCCTGAGACATTGCTGCAGGCAACCGCAGGCAGTTCCGCTTCGTTACCCTTGGGCGAATCCGAATCGATCGAATCACCAGCTGGCGAAGCTGCGATCACCAGCCAACGCATCGTCGCCGGTTATTGCGGCGGCGCTGAATCGTTTCTGATCTTCGATGGCGTGATCGAACCGGGAGCGTCTCTTGCGGCGATTCGACAACGCCAGGAGATCCTCGAAGGTTTTGCCGAAATCGCGGGGAACCGTTGGGTTCGCCATCGCTTTGAAACACTTTCGCAACAACCGCATCCCACGGACCTGACGCAGCGCTTGATCGATCTGATGGTCGATTCGAAGTCGCTGGAGGCTTCGACGCGGACGCTCGCGGCCGAATTGTTGGCGGCGACGAATGTCGATCGAGTCAGTCTGCTGCAATGCCAAGCGGGCAAGACCCGGCTGTTGGCGATGGCTCCAGCGGGCAACATCGATCACCGTTCCACTTTGGTCCGACGTCTGGAGGCCCTGGTGACGCAGGTGTCCCATGGCAGTGGGACGCTATCGTATTCGATGGGGTTGCCATCGACCGATGCCTCGCCGGAAAGTCTGCTGGAATATGTCGACGAATCGGAGTGTCGCCAGTTGGATCTGATGTCCGACATGCAGCGAGAGGATCGCCCCTCGGAAAACGCTTCTGTGGTGGTTGTGCTGGAACGTTTTAACGTCGATCGCACGACCACGTCCCACGATCGCGATTTGGGGTCGCGGGCGTTGCCCGTGTTGCGGCATCTGGTCGAGCGGCACGACCATGGTTGGAGACGATATCTGCAACCTTTGCGACAGGCTTCGCCGGCGCGCAACGCTGCGATCGTCTCGCTTGTCGGCTTGGTGATTTTGTTGGCGCTGATGTTGATACCGGGAGACTTCTGGATTCCGGTCGATGGGCATCTGCATCCCGTGGCATCGCAAGGCGTCTTTGCCCCCAGCGATGGCGTCGTCGAACAACTGTATGTCGCAAATGGTGCCGAGGTTGCCCGTGGGGAGAAGTTGTTGGCGATTCGCGATCCTCAATTGGAATTGCGGGGGAGCGAATTGGACGGGCAGATCGCCACGTTGAAGTCTCAGTTGGCGTCGGTCCAGGCGACCCGTGGGCAAGCGGCTCGCGACCCGCAACGCACTCGCAGCGGTGAACTTTCGGCTCAAGAACAAGACCTGGAAATTCAGCTGGCCGGATTGCAGCGTCAACGCGATGTGGTGACCAAGCATCGCCAACAACTGGAAATCACCAGCCCTTTATCTGGCAAGGTCCAACGCTGGGACATGGAGCATGAATTGCGAGACCGCCCCGTTGCGCATGGCCAGCATCTGTTGGACGTGATCGATGCGGATTCGGCTTGGGAGCTGCGATTGGATGTCCCCGACCATTTGATCGGCTACGTCGTGAACGCCCAACGCGAAGGGCCGTTGCCGGTGAACTTTCGGATTCGCAGCGATCCGGGGCAAGTCATGCCTGCGGTGGTTGCAAGCGTTGCGGAATCGACGCAGATCGATCCGCAGGGGCGAACGACCGTCTTGGTCTCCGCCGCGATCGACGACGATCTGTTGGACGATCCACGAATCGGAGCCGGGGTCGTCGCTCGGATCGATTGTGGACGCCGGTCGTTGGCGTTTATTTGGTTCCGCGAACTGATTGAATTTTGTCAAAGTAATTTCTATTTCTAA
- a CDS encoding HlyD family secretion protein: protein MFVKRIAEVDLAAPKAGLLAVIDVEEGASVAKDQQLAKLDDRIASIDLQRAEIEYEVAVQEADRRSEIQLAQKRLEVARQSGKQYAIENDAAHRLGGNRLAVQAAEKSSAVAKNELDRAQRARDEFADSVSESEIEGLSLAYQQASLEAQQAEFQRQQDLLAAAASDESLQSHRLTTEELMIELEQAKTELQLAELNADLYRNALDAARIHLAQHRVEAPFAGVVVQRYRQQGEWVKQGDPILRVLRLDRLRVEGFLPTRSIPGDLIGCQAEIQVAGNANQSLVFQGRVAFVSPEVDAVNNEVAVWAEFDNSDLKAWPGMQGTLTITLPDATDEPNQDK, encoded by the coding sequence GTGTTCGTTAAACGTATTGCCGAAGTCGACCTGGCGGCTCCCAAAGCGGGACTGTTGGCGGTTATCGACGTCGAAGAAGGGGCCTCGGTTGCGAAGGATCAACAACTGGCCAAATTGGACGATCGGATCGCAAGCATCGATCTGCAGCGGGCCGAGATCGAATATGAAGTTGCGGTCCAGGAAGCCGATCGCCGATCCGAGATCCAATTGGCTCAGAAGCGGCTGGAGGTCGCTCGGCAATCGGGAAAGCAATACGCGATCGAAAACGATGCAGCGCATCGGCTGGGCGGCAATCGGTTGGCGGTCCAAGCGGCAGAGAAATCGAGTGCGGTTGCCAAGAACGAACTCGATCGCGCCCAACGGGCACGCGACGAGTTTGCTGACAGTGTTTCCGAATCGGAGATCGAAGGCTTGTCGTTGGCCTATCAGCAAGCGTCGCTCGAAGCCCAACAAGCCGAATTCCAACGCCAGCAAGATCTGTTGGCGGCGGCGGCATCGGACGAATCGCTGCAGTCGCATCGCTTGACGACCGAGGAGTTGATGATCGAATTGGAGCAGGCAAAGACGGAACTGCAGCTGGCAGAACTGAATGCTGACCTGTATCGGAACGCCCTCGACGCGGCTCGAATTCATCTGGCCCAACATCGAGTCGAAGCTCCTTTTGCGGGCGTTGTTGTCCAACGCTATCGACAGCAGGGGGAATGGGTCAAGCAGGGCGATCCGATCTTGCGCGTGTTGCGTCTGGATCGGTTGCGCGTCGAAGGATTTCTGCCGACCCGCTCGATCCCAGGCGATCTGATCGGTTGCCAAGCGGAGATTCAAGTCGCCGGCAATGCCAATCAGTCGTTGGTGTTTCAGGGACGTGTTGCGTTTGTGTCGCCGGAAGTCGATGCGGTGAACAACGAAGTGGCGGTGTGGGCGGAATTCGACAACTCCGATTTGAAGGCCTGGCCAGGGATGCAAGGGACGCTGACCATCACTCTGCCCGATGCGACCGACGAACCAAATCAAGATAAATAA
- a CDS encoding HlyD family efflux transporter periplasmic adaptor subunit, giving the protein MNALIIPPVSHPLATAPSSRLVLRDDLIHRRVQMGNRTLWVIKDPVSSDFFYFSEREYTVLSVLDGRSPDAIAAEYRRHHGNDVLSSDHLVSFLAQVQRSGLLRGSPKTTGTESIPAARSRAGFRAGLLSPLAIRLPGVNPDRLLDWLEPKTRWIFAPLTLGCALLWIVFAAVIVGLRAETFFLELRQSQAWASAGMMGVVILVIAITKIVHELAHAVTCRRFGGSCTEIGVMFLVMIPCLYCDVSNAWLQPRRSRRIAISAAGILAELWIAATAAVLWSITIDGPLHWICLSIVVVCSVSTLLFNGNPLMRYDGYYILSDLLQIPNLAAESSAALMRRIKHLATGIRDVPSADRGRRSELLLIGYAIASLGYRMVVIGAILFAIHKLGIAYDLRIAAWLVTAPMLFGLVRGMGRQVGTMRLSAMERRSVRRGRVAIGYLGILAFVIGLLLIPLPHRITLPAIAKAVDQQDVYVVQPGSLVSAVVEGTQVEVGDEIAQLKNRDLDLELESLAAQATALDQRLDRVASLRSEDPKYAAQIPALTEGIAAIQEKIALRKREQAALRIVAPAAGLVFAAPPRQLSADESTADDAWSGTLLQPHNIGSFVPRGTHLCSIGSPTARTVSLLASHREIGFVRPGQTVALYAPGSPGGRVHGTVTQIDAQPLTHLPRELVINQQVSVEPGKLGGAQPLEPTYQIQVAVSQNDVPLRLRTASTARVHVGYRSLLGRLSRFLADSLRFELNP; this is encoded by the coding sequence TTGAATGCGCTCATCATCCCTCCTGTTTCGCATCCGCTGGCGACCGCCCCGTCGTCGCGTTTGGTGTTGCGCGACGATCTGATCCATCGCCGCGTGCAGATGGGGAATCGTACGCTGTGGGTGATCAAAGATCCTGTTTCCAGCGACTTTTTCTATTTCAGTGAGCGCGAATACACGGTGTTGTCTGTTCTCGATGGACGATCTCCCGATGCGATCGCTGCCGAATACCGACGGCATCACGGCAACGACGTTTTGTCCTCCGACCACCTGGTCTCGTTTCTGGCTCAGGTTCAACGCAGCGGGTTGCTGCGAGGTTCGCCGAAGACGACTGGAACCGAATCGATTCCGGCGGCCCGCTCGCGCGCTGGCTTTCGCGCGGGCCTGCTCTCTCCGTTGGCGATCCGTCTGCCAGGCGTCAATCCAGACCGATTGTTGGATTGGCTCGAACCGAAGACTCGCTGGATCTTTGCGCCACTGACACTCGGATGTGCTCTCCTTTGGATCGTTTTCGCCGCGGTGATCGTTGGTTTGCGAGCGGAGACGTTTTTTCTGGAGCTACGGCAATCGCAGGCTTGGGCCTCGGCGGGCATGATGGGAGTGGTGATCCTTGTGATCGCGATCACCAAGATCGTGCATGAATTGGCCCACGCGGTGACCTGCCGGCGCTTTGGCGGTTCGTGTACCGAGATCGGGGTGATGTTTCTGGTTATGATTCCCTGCCTGTATTGCGATGTATCCAACGCCTGGCTGCAGCCGCGACGAAGCCGACGGATCGCCATTTCGGCGGCGGGGATCTTGGCCGAACTTTGGATCGCCGCGACCGCCGCGGTGCTGTGGTCGATCACGATCGATGGGCCACTGCACTGGATCTGTCTGTCGATCGTTGTGGTCTGCAGCGTCAGCACGCTGTTGTTCAATGGCAATCCGTTGATGCGGTACGATGGCTATTACATCCTTTCGGATCTGTTGCAGATTCCAAATTTGGCAGCCGAGAGTTCCGCCGCATTGATGCGCCGCATCAAACATCTGGCGACGGGAATTCGGGACGTGCCAAGCGCCGATCGCGGTCGGCGATCCGAACTGCTGTTGATCGGATACGCAATCGCCAGCCTCGGTTATCGGATGGTGGTGATCGGTGCGATCCTGTTTGCGATCCACAAACTGGGGATCGCTTACGATCTGCGAATCGCCGCCTGGTTGGTGACCGCACCGATGTTGTTTGGGTTGGTCCGCGGGATGGGGCGACAGGTCGGAACAATGCGGCTGTCGGCGATGGAACGTCGATCGGTGCGGCGTGGTCGCGTTGCGATCGGCTATCTGGGGATCTTGGCGTTTGTGATCGGTCTGCTGTTGATTCCCTTGCCGCATCGGATCACGCTGCCAGCGATCGCAAAAGCTGTGGATCAACAAGACGTCTATGTCGTTCAACCGGGCAGTCTCGTCTCGGCAGTCGTGGAAGGGACCCAGGTCGAGGTTGGGGATGAGATTGCCCAACTGAAGAATCGCGATCTCGATCTGGAATTGGAATCGCTTGCGGCGCAAGCGACTGCGTTGGATCAGCGATTGGATCGCGTCGCATCCCTGCGCAGCGAAGATCCCAAATATGCTGCCCAGATCCCCGCGTTGACCGAAGGGATTGCGGCGATTCAAGAGAAGATTGCGTTGCGGAAACGCGAACAAGCAGCGCTGCGCATCGTCGCGCCCGCCGCCGGTTTGGTTTTTGCCGCGCCACCGCGTCAGCTTTCGGCAGACGAATCGACGGCTGACGACGCTTGGTCGGGAACGTTGCTTCAACCACACAACATCGGCAGTTTTGTTCCGCGAGGAACGCATCTGTGTTCGATCGGTTCGCCGACCGCACGAACCGTCTCCCTCTTGGCCTCTCACCGCGAGATCGGTTTCGTGCGACCTGGACAAACCGTAGCGCTGTATGCTCCCGGTTCGCCCGGCGGACGAGTGCACGGCACCGTGACTCAGATCGATGCTCAACCGTTGACCCATCTGCCGCGTGAATTGGTCATCAATCAACAGGTCTCGGTCGAGCCGGGGAAACTTGGTGGCGCTCAACCGCTCGAACCAACCTATCAGATCCAGGTTGCGGTTTCTCAGAACGACGTTCCCCTGCGTCTCCGAACCGCCAGCACGGCGCGCGTTCACGTCGGATACCGTTCGCTGTTGGGACGGCTGTCGCGATTTCTTGCCGATTCGTTGCGGTTTGAACTCAATCCTTGA
- a CDS encoding ABC transporter ATP-binding protein gives MSGFVEFSGVGKTYRESHGQTVIVENFDLHIAKGECVSLLGHSGCGKSTILTMAAGLTAITDGGILVDGHGVDGPGPDRRVVFSLPGLLPWMTVFDNVMLSVRQTHPNATSEEREAIVDGFLHPLGLSDVRDHKATELARGIQQRVGIARAVALNPKMLLLDEPFALLDAEDRMTLQDLLLDLHWRHHLTTLMITRDIDEALLISDRVVLMTKGPKATVGKIVDVQFDRPRVRAKIATHPQYAELRRQISAFLEEQERIDAA, from the coding sequence ATGTCAGGCTTTGTTGAATTTTCTGGGGTAGGCAAAACGTATCGTGAATCGCATGGTCAGACGGTGATCGTTGAGAATTTTGACCTCCACATTGCCAAGGGGGAGTGTGTTTCATTATTGGGGCACAGCGGCTGTGGAAAGAGTACGATTCTGACGATGGCTGCTGGGCTGACTGCGATAACCGATGGCGGCATTCTGGTCGATGGACATGGGGTCGACGGCCCCGGGCCCGATCGCCGCGTTGTGTTTTCGCTGCCCGGATTGCTTCCTTGGATGACGGTCTTCGATAATGTGATGCTCTCGGTTCGACAGACCCATCCCAACGCAACCAGCGAAGAACGCGAAGCGATCGTCGATGGTTTTTTGCATCCTTTGGGATTGTCCGACGTTCGGGATCACAAGGCGACGGAGTTGGCCCGGGGGATCCAGCAACGGGTGGGGATCGCTCGCGCGGTGGCATTGAATCCAAAGATGCTGTTGTTGGACGAACCCTTTGCGCTGCTCGATGCTGAGGACCGCATGACGCTGCAAGATCTGTTGTTGGATCTGCATTGGCGGCATCATTTGACCACGCTGATGATCACTCGCGACATCGACGAAGCGTTGCTGATCAGCGATCGTGTCGTCTTGATGACCAAGGGGCCCAAGGCGACAGTTGGAAAGATCGTCGATGTTCAGTTCGATCGTCCGCGGGTGCGTGCGAAAATTGCGACCCATCCGCAGTATGCCGAATTGCGGCGGCAGATTTCCGCATTTTTAGAGGAACAGGAGCGGATTGACGCCGCTTGA
- the folP gene encoding dihydropteroate synthase — protein sequence MSLIWKLPRRSLSFSNGPVVMGILNATPDSFSDGGAFIDRDAAVDAALVMEDAGAGIIDIGGESTRPYAPPVDADEECRRVVPVIQRLRERLSCPISIDTSKAVVAQAAIDAGAEIINDVTGLQGDQQMFDVAAGNAVAVCAMHMQGTPQTMQDDPRYDNVVQEIYQYLAERKQQCLDHGIEAQRICLDPGIGFGKTHEHNIALLQGAAEFLKLGVPILIGHSRKGFIGKQTGDDLSLRDAGTVGVSLAMAAAGMHILRVHNVPMTIAALKLFQQCQPPSRAVR from the coding sequence ATGTCTCTTATTTGGAAATTGCCCCGACGTTCGCTCTCTTTCAGCAACGGCCCGGTGGTGATGGGAATCTTAAACGCGACCCCCGACAGCTTTTCCGATGGAGGGGCGTTCATCGATCGGGACGCCGCAGTCGATGCAGCCCTGGTAATGGAAGACGCGGGGGCGGGAATCATCGACATCGGTGGCGAAAGCACCCGACCGTATGCCCCACCCGTCGATGCCGACGAGGAGTGCCGACGCGTGGTTCCGGTGATCCAACGGCTGCGAGAGCGGCTGTCATGCCCGATCTCGATCGACACATCCAAGGCGGTTGTCGCCCAAGCAGCGATCGATGCGGGAGCGGAGATCATCAACGACGTCACCGGATTGCAGGGCGATCAGCAGATGTTCGACGTCGCCGCTGGCAACGCGGTGGCAGTCTGCGCGATGCACATGCAGGGGACTCCGCAAACGATGCAGGACGATCCGCGGTACGACAACGTCGTCCAAGAGATCTATCAATACCTGGCAGAGCGCAAACAGCAGTGTCTGGATCACGGAATCGAAGCCCAGCGGATCTGTCTCGATCCAGGAATCGGTTTTGGCAAAACCCATGAACATAACATTGCGTTGCTTCAAGGGGCCGCGGAGTTCTTGAAACTGGGCGTGCCAATTTTGATCGGGCACTCGCGGAAAGGGTTTATCGGCAAGCAGACCGGGGATGATTTGTCGCTTCGCGACGCGGGAACTGTCGGCGTTTCGCTGGCGATGGCAGCGGCGGGAATGCACATCTTGCGAGTTCACAACGTGCCGATGACCATTGCGGCGCTGAAGTTGTTCCAGCAGTGCCAGCCGCCGAGCCGGGCGGTCCGATAG